DNA from Methanobacterium sp.:
TCCACCATCACCCTGAACATAGGCAAATCAGGAGTCAACCCTGGAGTTATGGATGAAATAAAACGTCAACTGAAGGAAAGAGAAGTGGTAAAGCTCAAATTTTCCAAGGGCATATCCCATGAGAAAGAAAACTATATTACCCACATCATCGAAAAATCAAATGCCAAACTCATTGATTTTAGAGGTAACGTTGCAGTAATTTTCAAAAAAGGAAGTAATTAGGAGAAATAATATGACTACAATTTATGATGTACCTGCCGACTCGCTAATTAACGCAGTCGCCATGGAGTTAAGTAAGAATAAAAAGATAAAACCTCCTGAATGGGCTCCGTTCGTAAAAACAGGAGTTCATAAGGAGAGAAGACCAGAAAATTCCGACTGGTGGTATGTGCGTTGCGCATCCTTGCTCCGCAGAGTCTACATAGACGGCCCAGTAGGTATAAACAGTCTTAGAACCTACTATGGTGGAGCAAAGGATCAGGGCACTACTCCCGAGAAATTCAAACGAGGCAGTGGTTCGATTACCCGAACAGCTCTTCAGCAATTAGAAAGTGTTGGTTTCGTGGAAAAACAAAAGGAAGGGAGAGTTGTAACTCCTGCTGGAAGGTCTTTTCTGGACAAAGCATCATTCGATCTTAAAAAAGACATTCCTGAACTAGCAAAATATTAGAGGTAAATTTCTTGGAGAGATGTATTAGATGAGTGATATTGAGGAGATTAGGCGTAGGAGAATGGAAGAACTGCAGCAACAAGCTGCTCAACAGGCTCAACAGCAATCTCAAGATGCACAAGCCCAGGAACAGATGCGCAGGGAACTTGAAGCCCAGAAAAGGCAAGTCTTGTTACAAATATTAACTCCTGAAGCTCGTAGTCGTCTGGCCAACCTTCGACTCACAAAACCCGAATTTGTTGACCAAGTAGAACTTCAACTCATCCAACTGGCCCAAATGGGTCGAATAAAATCAAAAATCACTGATGAACAGCTTAAAGAATTACTCCGCAAGTTAGCTGGTCAAAAAAGGGATATTAAAATCACTTGGAAATGAAAGCCGCGGTGCTATACAGTGGAGGTAAAGACAGCTCAATTATGGCTGTAATACTCCAAAAATTAGGATATCAGGTGGAATTAGTAACCGCCAATTTTGGTGTTTTTCCCTCCTGGAAATCCGCTCTAAAATCTGCATCTAATTTAGGATTCAAACACCGCGTGTTGAAAGCAGACCAAAGCATTATCCAAGAATCAGTGGACATAATCTTAACTGACAAGTTTCCCAACCGTGGAATCAATCATGTGCACCGGGAAACCCTTAAAAAAGTTGCAAAAAATTATCCAGTGGTTGCTGATGGCACCAGAAGGGATGATAGAGTTCCAAAATTATATTTAAATGAAATTCAAAGCTTTGAAGATTCTCAAAACGTTCAATACTTGAACCTTGCGGGGATGGGTCATAAAACTATAAACCAATTGTCTTTAAAGCTTTTCAAACTGGTGAAAGAACCCACTAGCATAGAAAACAATTCAGACTATGAGATTGAAATAAGATGTCTCATAGCCAAAATGGAAGGTAATGAAGCAGCAAACAAATTGTTTCCCCCACACCTACAATCAAGAGTAATAGGATGGAAAAAAGATGAGCAGAAATAAACCATTAGCCAAAAAATTAAGGCTTGCCAAGGCAGGCAAGCAAAACAGGCGGGTGCCTCTATGGGTTATGATGAAGACCAACCGAAAGGTCAGAACCCATCCAAAAATGAGACACTGGAGAAGAAGCAAAATAAAAGCATAATTCTAATCTTAGGAGAGAATAAAGATGGAAAGAGTTTACATTATACCTCTCAGGGATGCTAAAAAGGCACCACGAACTAAAAGGTCACCACGAGCAACCCGATTTGTGAGGGAATTCATTCAAAAACACATGAAATCTGATGATGTCCAAATAGATGCATCGGTGAATGAAAAAATATGGGAAAGGGGAATACAGAAAATACCCCCCAAGATCAAAGTAAAGGCAACCAAAGAAGACGATGGTTCTGTACTGGTCACCCTAGCCCAGTAGGTGAACTCCTATGATTAGGAGAGTAAATCTGGCAGGTAACCCCAATTTAGGTGTTAGCATAGCAGCCACAGATAAAATGGCCATTGCACCACCAAATTTGGGAGAAAAAATGGTGGGAGTAATTGAAGAATGCCTTCAAGTTCCAGTAATTACAACC
Protein-coding regions in this window:
- a CDS encoding YhbY family RNA-binding protein, with amino-acid sequence MHRSLSTITLNIGKSGVNPGVMDEIKRQLKEREVVKLKFSKGISHEKENYITHIIEKSNAKLIDFRGNVAVIFKKGSN
- a CDS encoding DNA-binding protein, with translation MSDIEEIRRRRMEELQQQAAQQAQQQSQDAQAQEQMRRELEAQKRQVLLQILTPEARSRLANLRLTKPEFVDQVELQLIQLAQMGRIKSKITDEQLKELLRKLAGQKRDIKITWK
- a CDS encoding 50S ribosomal protein L31e, whose protein sequence is MERVYIIPLRDAKKAPRTKRSPRATRFVREFIQKHMKSDDVQIDASVNEKIWERGIQKIPPKIKVKATKEDDGSVLVTLAQ
- a CDS encoding 50S ribosomal protein L39e, with product MSRNKPLAKKLRLAKAGKQNRRVPLWVMMKTNRKVRTHPKMRHWRRSKIKA
- a CDS encoding 30S ribosomal protein S19e, whose product is MTTIYDVPADSLINAVAMELSKNKKIKPPEWAPFVKTGVHKERRPENSDWWYVRCASLLRRVYIDGPVGINSLRTYYGGAKDQGTTPEKFKRGSGSITRTALQQLESVGFVEKQKEGRVVTPAGRSFLDKASFDLKKDIPELAKY